The following proteins come from a genomic window of Notamacropus eugenii isolate mMacEug1 chromosome X, mMacEug1.pri_v2, whole genome shotgun sequence:
- the LOC140515205 gene encoding uncharacterized protein isoform X2 has translation MEGAGLADPGVEMSSLPVPKVVFKNTTKMSLNERFTEVLTSKQPVRITIRQSSEQQEEREQQDQPSSSARSSSKSSRSTSFQRYTSSEERKITQEMESSSPEQELFPLKADRVVRGLGKRNVHSRLGWPYQAKRAVGSWKGSWGRDASHGESSGGRGFSRAAGAQEEMQGGWVSRPHRRWLNRETQSPQSRSALPHGNVRKSGVRRGFGWRGSSVYREVTTGGYRGRGSSMGGRGRGSFEYHGQRQGHSASRAPLTKEQLDDQLDSYMATSRGRLDAELRAYMSQTN, from the coding sequence GTTTAGCCGATCCCGGTGTGGAGATGAGTTCCCTACCTGTCCCAAAGGTCGTGTTCAAGAACACCACCAAGATGTCCCTGAACGAGAGGTTCACTGAGGTGCTGACCAGCAAGCAGCCAGTGCGGATTACCATCCGGCAGTCTTCAGAGCAGCAGGAGGAGCGGGAGCAGCAGGACCAACCATCTTCAAGTGCCAGGAGCAGCTCCAAGTCGTCCAGAAGTACATCCTTCCAGCGTTACACCAGTTCAGAGGAGCGCAAGATAACCCAAGAGATGGAGAGTTCTTCCCCTGAACAGGAACTCTTCCCTCTCAAAGCTGACCGCGTGGTGAGAGGGCTGGGTAAGAGAAATGTTCATTCCCGACTGGGCTGGCCGTACCAGGCCAAGAGAGCAGTTGGGAGCTGGAAAGGCTCATGGGGTAGAGATGCATCTCATGGAGAATCATCTGGAGGAAGAGGTTTTTCTCGAGCAGCAGGAGCCCAAGAAGAAATGCAGGGCGGATGGGTCTCTAGACCTCACCGCCGTTGGCTAAATAGGGAAACACAGTCCCCCCAAAGTCGATCAGCACTTCCCCATGGGAATGTGAGAAAAAGTGGTGTCCgtagaggttttggatggagaGGATCCAGTGTTTATAGAGAGGTGACCACTGGAGGCTACAGAGGGCGTGGTAGCAGCATGGGGGGCAGAGGACGAGGGTCCTTTGAGTATCACGGCCAACGCCAGGGGCATTCAGCTTCCCGAGCTCCACTGACCAAAGAGCAGCTGGATGACCAATTAGATTCCTACATGGCTACAAGCCGTGGCCGCCTGGATGCTGAATTACGGGCCTACATGTCCCAAACCAATTAA
- the LOC140515205 gene encoding uncharacterized protein isoform X1, with protein sequence MRNRDVAHQSRGFQLPAWRYLGGSVVCVPLVRLGLVSSSAFRAWASGPGTALRYPDQSGQTLANLPTHPDLPSTQTDSGIGLADPGVEMSSLPVPKVVFKNTTKMSLNERFTEVLTSKQPVRITIRQSSEQQEEREQQDQPSSSARSSSKSSRSTSFQRYTSSEERKITQEMESSSPEQELFPLKADRVVRGLGKRNVHSRLGWPYQAKRAVGSWKGSWGRDASHGESSGGRGFSRAAGAQEEMQGGWVSRPHRRWLNRETQSPQSRSALPHGNVRKSGVRRGFGWRGSSVYREVTTGGYRGRGSSMGGRGRGSFEYHGQRQGHSASRAPLTKEQLDDQLDSYMATSRGRLDAELRAYMSQTN encoded by the exons ATGCGGAACAGGGATGTTGCGCACCAGAGTCGGGGCTTCCAGCTTCCGGCTTGGCGGTACCTGGGCGGAAGTGTAGTTTGCGTGCCTCTTGTCCGATTGGGCCTTGTCAGCTCTTCAGCCTTTAGAGCCTGGGCCTCTGGTCCTGGTACCGCCCTGAGATATCCTGACCAATCTGGGCAGACCCTCGCCAATCTGCCCACACATCCTGACTTACCCTCAACTCAGACAGATTCCGGTATAG GTTTAGCCGATCCCGGTGTGGAGATGAGTTCCCTACCTGTCCCAAAGGTCGTGTTCAAGAACACCACCAAGATGTCCCTGAACGAGAGGTTCACTGAGGTGCTGACCAGCAAGCAGCCAGTGCGGATTACCATCCGGCAGTCTTCAGAGCAGCAGGAGGAGCGGGAGCAGCAGGACCAACCATCTTCAAGTGCCAGGAGCAGCTCCAAGTCGTCCAGAAGTACATCCTTCCAGCGTTACACCAGTTCAGAGGAGCGCAAGATAACCCAAGAGATGGAGAGTTCTTCCCCTGAACAGGAACTCTTCCCTCTCAAAGCTGACCGCGTGGTGAGAGGGCTGGGTAAGAGAAATGTTCATTCCCGACTGGGCTGGCCGTACCAGGCCAAGAGAGCAGTTGGGAGCTGGAAAGGCTCATGGGGTAGAGATGCATCTCATGGAGAATCATCTGGAGGAAGAGGTTTTTCTCGAGCAGCAGGAGCCCAAGAAGAAATGCAGGGCGGATGGGTCTCTAGACCTCACCGCCGTTGGCTAAATAGGGAAACACAGTCCCCCCAAAGTCGATCAGCACTTCCCCATGGGAATGTGAGAAAAAGTGGTGTCCgtagaggttttggatggagaGGATCCAGTGTTTATAGAGAGGTGACCACTGGAGGCTACAGAGGGCGTGGTAGCAGCATGGGGGGCAGAGGACGAGGGTCCTTTGAGTATCACGGCCAACGCCAGGGGCATTCAGCTTCCCGAGCTCCACTGACCAAAGAGCAGCTGGATGACCAATTAGATTCCTACATGGCTACAAGCCGTGGCCGCCTGGATGCTGAATTACGGGCCTACATGTCCCAAACCAATTAA